The Parabacteroides sp. AD58 genome includes a window with the following:
- a CDS encoding SurA N-terminal domain-containing protein: protein MATLEKIRSKAGLLVLVVGLALFAFIIGDFLNSGSTYFRQSQERVGEIDGEVISIHDYQARVDEMTEMYKMQTGSTSLPEEYQTQIRQSVFDAMVQDIVLGEETEKIGMEVSPEELFDMVQGENISPMIQQMQMFVNPQTGAFDRNALLNFLKTIDNDNIASMPAEQQDQLIKARNFWLFWEKNIKRQRLEQKFTTLLAKAVSANKLDAKESFDENAKTANIVYAMQSYSSIPDSTIEVSKGEIEKLYNQRKELYKQKETKVIKYLAVDIRPSQEDYNNAQQDIEALKSEFTTSDNVADLVNENSEVPYMDVFFTEKAFDPELKQFATTAEVGAVYGPVFENDKYRMFKLVGKTTAPDSVKVSHIMLAGQTEERTKELADSLLNVIKGGADFAELAKKYSADQAAQNGGELGWFTEATALRGVNEEFKNAIFSTPVNQVAVVKSMYGTHLVKVTEKTADVAKYKVADIDMTVSPSSKTYSNIYNELNQFISKNRDIAKLDTAAKSAGYNVISNVTITPDNQVLGSIKSSRPVIRWAFQNDNGSVSEIFECDDKFVIAAIEKSMPKGYTPVDVVAPSLKAELVAQKKGDKIVADLTAKNLTSLDAYAQAMNSSVDSVKFVSFGTRRISGIGVEPNLNAAVSLAQVDQLSAPVKGNNGVYVFKVIAENTDTKEFNEADVVRSLDATNAYRFSYQAIQSLVNKADIEDNRIRFY from the coding sequence ATGGCTACGCTAGAAAAAATTAGAAGCAAAGCTGGACTGCTGGTCCTTGTTGTGGGATTAGCGTTGTTCGCTTTTATCATTGGAGACTTTTTAAATTCGGGTTCAACCTATTTTAGACAATCGCAAGAACGTGTTGGTGAAATTGATGGAGAAGTAATCAGTATTCATGATTATCAGGCTCGTGTTGATGAAATGACCGAGATGTATAAGATGCAGACGGGTTCAACAAGTTTACCTGAAGAGTATCAGACTCAGATCCGTCAGAGCGTTTTTGATGCGATGGTACAAGACATCGTTTTAGGTGAAGAAACTGAAAAAATAGGTATGGAAGTTTCTCCTGAAGAATTGTTTGATATGGTTCAAGGTGAGAATATTTCTCCGATGATTCAGCAGATGCAGATGTTTGTTAACCCTCAAACTGGCGCTTTTGATAGAAATGCATTGTTAAATTTCCTGAAGACTATTGATAATGACAATATCGCCAGTATGCCGGCAGAACAGCAGGATCAGCTGATCAAAGCTCGTAATTTCTGGTTGTTCTGGGAAAAGAATATTAAGCGTCAGCGTTTGGAGCAGAAGTTTACTACTTTATTAGCAAAGGCTGTTTCTGCTAATAAATTGGATGCTAAGGAATCTTTTGATGAAAATGCAAAGACGGCTAATATCGTCTATGCTATGCAGTCATATTCATCTATACCTGATTCAACGATCGAAGTAAGTAAAGGCGAAATCGAAAAATTGTATAATCAGCGTAAGGAATTATATAAGCAGAAGGAAACGAAGGTAATCAAATATTTGGCTGTTGATATTCGTCCGAGCCAGGAAGATTATAATAATGCCCAGCAAGATATTGAGGCTTTGAAATCTGAGTTCACAACAAGTGACAACGTAGCTGATCTTGTTAATGAAAATTCAGAAGTACCTTATATGGATGTATTCTTTACAGAGAAAGCTTTTGATCCGGAGTTGAAACAATTTGCTACAACGGCCGAAGTGGGTGCTGTTTATGGTCCGGTCTTTGAAAACGACAAATACAGAATGTTTAAGCTGGTAGGTAAAACTACTGCTCCTGATTCTGTAAAAGTTAGTCATATTATGTTGGCTGGTCAAACTGAAGAAAGAACAAAAGAATTGGCTGATAGTTTGCTGAACGTGATTAAAGGAGGTGCTGATTTTGCAGAACTGGCTAAGAAATATTCTGCTGATCAGGCTGCTCAGAATGGTGGTGAGTTAGGTTGGTTTACTGAGGCTACTGCTTTGAGAGGCGTTAACGAGGAATTTAAGAATGCTATTTTCTCAACACCGGTAAATCAGGTAGCGGTTGTAAAATCTATGTATGGAACACATTTGGTGAAAGTGACTGAAAAGACAGCTGATGTAGCTAAATACAAAGTTGCCGATATTGATATGACTGTATCTCCAAGTTCAAAGACATATAGTAATATTTACAATGAATTGAATCAGTTCATTTCAAAGAATAGAGATATTGCTAAATTGGATACAGCTGCTAAATCTGCCGGATACAATGTAATTTCCAACGTAACAATTACTCCTGATAATCAAGTATTGGGATCAATTAAGAGTTCTCGTCCTGTAATTCGCTGGGCATTCCAGAATGATAATGGAAGTGTATCAGAGATTTTTGAATGTGATGATAAATTCGTGATTGCTGCCATAGAGAAGAGCATGCCAAAGGGATATACGCCTGTAGATGTAGTAGCTCCTTCTTTAAAGGCTGAATTGGTTGCCCAGAAGAAGGGTGATAAGATCGTTGCTGATTTGACTGCGAAGAATCTGACTTCTTTAGATGCTTATGCTCAAGCCATGAATTCTTCAGTGGATAGCGTCAAATTCGTTTCTTTCGGGACACGTCGAATTTCTGGTATTGGTGTTGAACCAAACTTGAATGCTGCAGTTTCTTTAGCTCAAGTAGATCAGTTAAGTGCTCCTGTGAAGGGTAATAATGGTGTATATGTATTTAAAGTAATAGCTGAAAATACCGATACTAAAGAATTCAATGAGGCAGATGTTGTTCGTTCATTGGATGCTACAAATGCTTATCGTTTCTCTTATCAGGCAATTCAGTCGTTGGTAAACAAGGCTGATATTGAAGATAATCGTATTCGTTTCTATTAA
- a CDS encoding DUF3836 domain-containing protein, translating to MKTQSFSKSIITLAFTLVCGLVANAASPRNYLYDTKEENGLITSKTIFLQDDNGMLDKQVKYEFVYNEAGKVSVKKAYRWNVDENKWLPFYQTTYTYDDKKQMIESNYGMWNQKTKQFDLNMQTLSIPASNYNEIFS from the coding sequence ATGAAAACTCAATCTTTTTCAAAAAGCATTATTACTTTAGCATTTACTTTAGTTTGTGGTTTGGTTGCAAATGCAGCTTCTCCAAGGAACTATTTATATGATACGAAAGAGGAAAATGGTCTGATTACATCCAAAACAATCTTTTTACAAGATGATAATGGAATGTTAGACAAACAGGTAAAATATGAATTTGTTTATAATGAAGCTGGAAAAGTTTCTGTGAAAAAGGCATATCGTTGGAATGTTGATGAAAACAAATGGCTTCCATTCTACCAGACGACTTATACATATGATGATAAAAAGCAAATGATTGAGTCTAATTATGGTATGTGGAATCAAAAGACAAAGCAGTTTGATTTAAACATGCAGACACTGAGTATTCCTGCTTCAAATTATAATGAAATCTTTTCTTAA
- a CDS encoding OmpA/MotB family protein — translation MKKFGCFVAVLLLLSSTSCVTKKKYLIAENGRLEALQREETLKKQLVDCRDENDQLSARLSQLMRDTADMRRNIRSYREMLNTNLGEQDKLNELLTKKMQELDERERTINQLQDLINAQNEKVQSILQSVKDALMGFSSDELSVREENGKIYVAMSDKLLFQSGSATVDKRGKEALAKLAEVLNKQKDVDVNIEGHTDTKPIHTARFEDNWDLSVIRATSVVRILTKDYGVSPMQIVPSGRGEFMPVADNETADGRSKNRRTEIIIAPKLDELLKILN, via the coding sequence ATGAAAAAGTTTGGGTGTTTTGTTGCTGTTTTGTTATTGCTAAGTTCAACCTCTTGCGTTACGAAGAAGAAGTATTTAATTGCAGAAAATGGCCGGTTGGAGGCTTTGCAGCGGGAAGAAACATTGAAGAAGCAATTAGTAGATTGCCGGGATGAGAACGACCAGTTGTCTGCTCGATTGTCTCAGCTGATGCGTGATACTGCAGATATGCGTCGAAATATTCGCAGTTATCGTGAAATGCTGAATACTAACTTAGGAGAACAAGATAAGCTGAACGAGTTGCTGACGAAGAAGATGCAGGAGTTGGATGAACGGGAACGAACGATCAACCAGTTGCAAGATTTGATTAATGCCCAAAATGAAAAAGTACAGAGTATCTTGCAAAGTGTGAAGGATGCTTTGATGGGCTTTAGCAGTGATGAATTGAGCGTTCGTGAAGAAAATGGGAAAATATATGTGGCCATGTCTGATAAATTGTTGTTCCAGTCGGGAAGTGCAACTGTCGACAAGCGAGGAAAGGAAGCTTTGGCCAAGCTGGCAGAAGTATTAAATAAGCAGAAAGATGTGGATGTTAATATAGAAGGTCATACTGATACGAAGCCAATCCATACTGCGAGATTTGAAGATAACTGGGATTTGAGTGTGATTCGTGCAACATCGGTAGTTCGAATACTGACAAAAGATTATGGCGTGAGTCCAATGCAAATTGTTCCATCAGGTAGAGGTGAATTTATGCCGGTTGCAGATAATGAAACTGCTGATGGTAGAAGTAAAAACAGACGGACAGAAATAATTATAGCTCCAAAATTAGATGAGTTATTAAAGATCTTGAATTGA
- the lptC gene encoding LPS export ABC transporter periplasmic protein LptC codes for MRFIRVTDILSITTIPRVVVMLLLFTVACSKEVKEVVDATYDPEKSYTMKATQVNTLISDSGITRYRIEAAEWIVFGKAKEPYWYFPEGIYVEKFDTLFHSEASIKADTAYYFDKKGLWHLIGNVEVESLQGEQFDTSELFWDQKKEKVYSDKYIRIQQKEQIITGVGFESNQNMTRYKIFNSQGEFPVEDTPKSASDTVQVENSFAVDSLNKK; via the coding sequence ATGCGTTTTATACGTGTAACAGATATTTTAAGCATAACAACTATCCCGAGGGTAGTTGTTATGCTTCTTTTATTTACGGTTGCCTGTTCTAAGGAAGTAAAGGAGGTTGTTGATGCTACTTATGATCCTGAAAAGAGTTATACGATGAAGGCAACTCAGGTAAACACTTTGATTTCAGATTCCGGTATCACTCGTTATCGGATTGAAGCGGCGGAATGGATTGTCTTTGGTAAAGCGAAAGAGCCATATTGGTATTTCCCGGAAGGTATTTATGTAGAGAAGTTCGATACACTATTCCATTCTGAAGCAAGTATAAAAGCAGATACTGCTTATTATTTTGACAAAAAAGGGCTGTGGCACTTAATAGGAAATGTAGAAGTAGAGAGTCTGCAGGGTGAACAGTTTGACACTTCTGAGTTGTTTTGGGATCAGAAAAAAGAAAAGGTTTACTCAGACAAGTATATTCGGATTCAACAGAAAGAACAGATTATTACAGGTGTAGGTTTTGAATCAAACCAAAATATGACTCGGTATAAGATTTTTAATTCCCAGGGCGAATTCCCGGTAGAAGATACTCCTAAATCTGCATCAGATACCGTTCAAGTTGAAAACAGCTTTGCTGTCGATTCTTTAAATAAAAAATAA
- a CDS encoding hemolysin family protein has protein sequence MEILFNILISLAFSAFFSGMEISYVSANKLRLELDKKDKSLTSKILDVFFHNPNQFISTMLVGNNIALVVYGLQMAILLEPWIAHFVDQEALIVLIQSIISTILILFTGEFIPKTIFKIDPNFFLRLFAVPLYIIYIVLYPVSKFSSLLSFLILKLAGVKNLKDSGVYTLGKVDLDYFIQQSIEDAPQDSDMDTEVKIFQNALEFSNVKVRDCIVPRTEIVACDKHVTTDELRSRFIETGLSKILIYDDNIDNIIGYIHSSELFKHPDHWLEQLCKVSIVPETMAANKLMRVLMQEKKSLAVVVDEFGGTSGIVTLEDLVEEIFGEIEDEHDMKREVARKISENEYLLSGRMEIDAINEMFGLDLPESDDYVTIAGLILHYYQKFPKLNESIEYGKYTFKIVKATATKIELVRMKVSV, from the coding sequence GTGGAAATTTTATTCAATATATTGATTTCATTAGCTTTTTCCGCTTTCTTTTCAGGGATGGAAATATCATATGTCTCTGCAAATAAACTGCGCCTTGAATTAGACAAAAAGGATAAAAGCCTTACAAGCAAAATTCTAGACGTTTTCTTTCATAATCCTAACCAGTTTATTTCAACCATGTTGGTTGGGAACAACATTGCGTTGGTTGTATATGGTTTACAAATGGCTATTTTGTTGGAGCCATGGATTGCGCATTTTGTTGATCAAGAGGCTTTAATTGTGCTGATACAGTCAATAATCTCTACAATATTGATATTATTTACGGGTGAATTTATTCCGAAAACAATCTTTAAAATAGATCCTAACTTTTTCTTACGTCTTTTTGCTGTTCCGCTATACATTATATATATAGTTTTATATCCAGTATCAAAGTTCTCTTCTTTATTGTCATTTCTAATATTGAAACTTGCCGGAGTAAAGAATCTGAAAGATTCCGGCGTGTATACTTTGGGTAAAGTAGATTTGGATTATTTTATCCAGCAAAGTATAGAAGATGCACCTCAAGATTCTGATATGGATACTGAAGTAAAGATTTTTCAGAATGCTCTTGAATTCTCAAATGTAAAGGTCCGTGATTGTATTGTTCCGCGTACGGAAATTGTTGCATGTGATAAGCATGTAACAACCGACGAACTTCGCTCCCGGTTTATTGAAACTGGTCTTTCCAAAATCCTTATTTATGATGACAACATTGACAATATTATTGGGTATATTCATTCTTCCGAGCTGTTCAAACACCCTGACCATTGGCTTGAGCAACTTTGTAAAGTTTCCATTGTTCCTGAAACGATGGCTGCGAATAAATTAATGCGAGTACTGATGCAGGAGAAAAAGAGTCTGGCTGTCGTTGTTGATGAATTTGGAGGAACTTCAGGAATTGTTACATTGGAAGATCTGGTTGAGGAAATTTTTGGAGAAATTGAAGACGAACATGATATGAAACGTGAGGTCGCACGCAAAATCTCTGAAAATGAATATTTGCTGTCGGGACGCATGGAAATTGATGCAATTAATGAAATGTTTGGGCTTGACTTGCCCGAATCGGATGATTATGTCACAATCGCAGGTTTGATTTTGCATTACTATCAGAAGTTCCCCAAGCTGAATGAATCTATTGAATACGGTAAATATACTTTTAAAATCGTTAAGGCTACAGCGACTAAAATAGAGCTGGTACGGATGAAAGTAAGTGTATAA